The DNA sequence AAACCTTACTTTCTATCATGGTTTCCCCCTGTTTCATGGGGAGTGTTGCTTAGATTTTTTTACATGCCAAGGGGTGGGGCAAATGTGAGTTTTCCATTTAATGTTAAAAAACAAACATCACAGTGTAAAGTGAACAACCAGGTATCCTGTATGTTGATCATCCTTTGGGTTCTTTCAAAGACTTTTGCACACGAAGACACGACGATACGAGGACAAGTATCACACCAGTCTATACAGTAATAAAAAGATTATAGAACTATACACATGCCGATTTCAAATGTTAGCATAGAGAGGATGGACCTGAAAAACCTGTGGACTCCTCAATGCTGGTTGGACTCAATGATATTACTAGGTATTGTTCCTGATGTGACTGTATATTAATCGGTATTGTATCTGGCTGGTCTAGATAAAAAGTTAACTAAAAATACATATAGAAGTATATTAAAAACATTGGTGTATGTGTACTATGTAAGTAAGTCATATGTCACAACTTTTTACTGAGCATTTGAGTGTTGGCCACAAGTTCTTACATTAAAAACCTGTGTCATCACACTTCTCCCTATTTAGTATGACAAGGTTTGGACCACTTATCCCTCATGAGAGGGTATTAAATTTTTTGTGTGGGTTAACTGTACCGGTTGTGCACTGTGTCCTTTTCTTATGGTGATCCTGGATCCTTTCATCAATGTCATGAAAGCTGCTTGTGCATGGATCAGTGAGAAGTCCTATATGCATTAAGGCATATCTCATCATATATGAAATACATATTAAGATATATCTTGTGCCTGTTGAGACAAACATATGTGGGAGACTTCAATGGACTCAAAGGAAGCTGTTTCAAAGTATACAAACATCAGGTCGGAAAAAGTATTGTTTTGTCGCAAATAAATTCTTTATTCTGAAAAAGAAGCCATGAGTAAATAAATCCTCAGGGTGTACTACACTGATTGAGCCACCAGGTGAAGACAACAGACCATAGATAACATTAGGATAGTAGATACTGTAGGCCTTCTAGCCCTTTCACTAAATAATAAATTAACCTTGTACAGAGTGATGACTAGAAAGGAATGAAATTGAAAAGATACTTTCTAGCTTTCTAGCAGTGGCCTGCTCTCTACGTTGAATGAAACTCAAACCTGGTTTAGACAATAGCACCTTTTTCAGCAGGTCTCTTTATTAAAAGAGTTTATATAGAAATGTAGACATTCTCATTCAGTGTTCATCTATTCCATTTTCTTGCACATTGCATCTACAGTGAGAACTGTAGAAACTGAACACTAGAGGGAAACCGTACACcaataacacaatgttctattGTACATGGTACACATGAAGGATTCAACCAAAGGGCCATATGGAAGCAATATTTAATGTAGAATTGGATGCATAAAGAGTAATATACATGGTCATGGAATAGAACGGCTATAGGCCTACTGAGAATAGTGAATGATAgtcatgtagatatcctgtattcaaAACCATACATGAGATGTATGTGATATGTCTAAATGTGTGGTGTGATAACCAGAGTACATTTTTACAAACAAATATGCATTTTATTTTCAATGTTGTCCTGACATTCCATGAAATTCTGACTACCATAAAttacaaaagtttaaaaaaataaatactgaaTTTTAAAAAAGCAGAAGAGATTGTCATAATTAGTCGGGAAATCTGCATAAAATGAAAATTTTCCATAATATAACAGCTAAAGTAAAGCCTGGACACTAACTATGAGACATGGCTCCACAGTCAGTTTGTCATGAGGTGGCTTTTCTGAGTCCATATTTGTGCAGTGTCAGCTcactatctgagcactgcagctGGAACAGAACCAGTAATAGAAGAGGAGGTATTACTGTGAAGAATGCCCaaggggaggagaagacaggTTTGTGCTCAGCAGTACACAGAAAGAAGTACAACACAAAAGAGTATTGCAGAGGAAAGGTGTAAAGCGAAGAACAATATGCTTTTCCCTGCCAGTAGGTCTGTTCAAAAGTTGTATTTGTACTTTAGCCAATTCCTCAGTTGTCTTGTCATTGGATAAATCACAAACTTATCTAGCTATGGTTATGGCCATGTTCACAAGAAATCTAATGGGAAACATTGGACTCATGTGGAAGTGGGGTGTAACTGTGAAAGCTTTAAGATAGGCAACTGAAAGGGAGCAGTATGAAGTTACAGGTTACTGGCTACCAATGGAAAAAGGTTCAATCCTCAGAACTGTCCTCTGATTTGTCCGCTCCTGCTTTCCAGTTTTTCCTCTTCTTGTGTGACTCTGGTCCTGAGTCTCTGTGGGAGTCCATCTGTcgtttcctccttctccctctcttctctgagctgctctcctcctctctctcactctttttcctcTTATGTTTGCTCTTGTTGCTTTTCATCTTCTGTTTGACACTGTCGCTGCTGGACTCACCATCTGACTCACCGGTCCTATtttcctctttcttcttcttcttcttcttcttcttcttggagGACTTCTTCAGATGTTTTGATTTGGCTGTTTTAAGTCTGGACTTAGTCTTTTTCTTTCTGCAATGCCCATTCTGATCATCCCCACGGTCTCTTTCCCTGAAAAGACAAATCAGGCATTATAAAATGCAACATTTCTTGTATCGAAGCAAATAGTGAGATCTttactacagctactactgtTATGAGACATGGTATTTCATGTTAATGCAGTTCATGTCATACCAGTCACTTTTAAACTCCTCTGGGTATAGCTCCTTAAAACCGCTGTGTCCCCATCTGTAGAGAAACATGCACATTACCAATGAGATCCACCTTTCATAGCATGTCATCGACACAAGACTATATTTCTACAGAGTTGTAGATAGAAAAGGTATGCACCTGTCTGGATCATTGGCTTCGAAGTCATAGAGTTCCTTGGTCCAGTAGCGTGCCTCCCTCTCATCCTGGCCAGAGCTGTGTTCTCTTCTCCGCAGCCGGTCTCCCAGTCTATCTACAGACCCATCCTCCACGCGATCACAGTGCATGTGACTCCTGAGTAATAGTGAACTCCAATTCTGATGTCTATCAACCTGTTCCATTTAACACACTTATAAACTATTGTAAGGCTGCATCCTGATTCTCCACCCTACTCTCAAAATGTACACTTGCACACTTCCCATCATGGATCTAACAATGGTGGAAACTGCCTCCAACCAATATTTACACAAATACAATGCTTTGAAATCCAGGACTGAaagtgtgcaagtgcacactttgggaaaAGGGTGGTGAATCAGGATACAGCCTAAAATAGCTAGCTATCACCTGCTGATGTATCAGGCTAACACTAA is a window from the Oncorhynchus tshawytscha isolate Ot180627B linkage group LG14, Otsh_v2.0, whole genome shotgun sequence genome containing:
- the nkapd1 gene encoding NKAP domain containing 1 isoform X2, translating into MWFICYTPQTGVIMSRVPMGKVLLRNVIRHTDAHNKIQEESEMWKLRWMEKGPSTSHRPMPPSSNPSRSHMHCDRVEDGSVDRLGDRLRRREHSSGQDEREARYWTKELYDFEANDPDRWGHSGFKELYPEEFKSDWERDRGDDQNGHCRKKKTKSRLKTAKSKHLKKSSKKKKKKKKKKEENRTGESDGESSSDSVKQKMKSNKSKHKRKKSEREEESSSEKRGRRRKRQMDSHRDSGPESHKKRKNWKAGADKSEDSSED
- the nkapd1 gene encoding NKAP domain containing 1 isoform X1, which codes for MQQDITHVVHLLHATDRCHHVQGADGQGAAAKCYSSHRCPQQDPRGVRNVEVEVDGEGSVHQPQTDATIFKSIQVDRHQNWSSLLLRSHMHCDRVEDGSVDRLGDRLRRREHSSGQDEREARYWTKELYDFEANDPDRWGHSGFKELYPEEFKSDWERDRGDDQNGHCRKKKTKSRLKTAKSKHLKKSSKKKKKKKKKKEENRTGESDGESSSDSVKQKMKSNKSKHKRKKSEREEESSSEKRGRRRKRQMDSHRDSGPESHKKRKNWKAGADKSEDSSED
- the nkapd1 gene encoding NKAP domain containing 1 isoform X3, which codes for MSRVPMGKVLLRNVIRHTDAHNKIQEESEMWKLRWMEKGPSTSHRPMPPSSNPSRSHMHCDRVEDGSVDRLGDRLRRREHSSGQDEREARYWTKELYDFEANDPDRWGHSGFKELYPEEFKSDWERDRGDDQNGHCRKKKTKSRLKTAKSKHLKKSSKKKKKKKKKKEENRTGESDGESSSDSVKQKMKSNKSKHKRKKSEREEESSSEKRGRRRKRQMDSHRDSGPESHKKRKNWKAGADKSEDSSED